The following proteins come from a genomic window of Larimichthys crocea isolate SSNF chromosome XV, L_crocea_2.0, whole genome shotgun sequence:
- the znf385a gene encoding zinc finger protein 385A isoform X3, producing MSEEGAPHSFSLTHAETQTHTAASSTHKGGQMQLQASTDAEEKKMDPVQKAVINHTFGVPLIKTKRPVISCNVCQIRFNSESQAEAHYKGNRHARRVKGIETSKSRPQEGDKTQTVPPTSSPSPPGAPGSTPDSEPSKADEPRSLSQLNGPLLAPGPLPPLTTPPTPPMDSPVPSVCPLLPTPTPPLIPPSSSSPGCSTSSTSSEQPGSGPPVSGAVGTSASSSPSNPETEEDKAKKLLYCSLCKVAVNSLSQLEAHNKGTKHKTILEARSGLGPIKAYPRLGPKPSGEQGGGPVDPNTQERTFHCEICNVRVNSELQLKQHISSRRHRDGMAGKPNPLLSRHKKHRGADLTSSLTFSKDLTKALGAGLLPSPLAVAAAMAAAASSNPLALRAAAPAPHPHHHLLQGPPLSHAILRPAPGPIRTTHGPILFSPY from the exons ATGAGCGAGGAAGGTGCACCACACTCTTTCAGTCTCACACATGCTGagacccaaacacacactgcggccagcagcacacacaaagGAGGACAAATGCAGCTCCAAGCTTCTACAGacgcagaggagaagaag atGGACCCGGTGCAGAAGGCTGTGATCAACCACACCTTTGGAGTTCCACTGATTAAAACCAAGCGGCCAGTCATCTCCTGTAATGTCTGCCAGATCCGATTCAACTCAGAG AGCCAGGCAGAAGCCCATTACAAAGGAAATCGCCATGCCAGGAGAGTCAAAGGCATCGAGACCTCTAAGAGTCGTCCTCAGGAAGGGGACAAGACTCAAACTGTACCCCCCACTTCCTCCCCATCTCCACCCGGAGCCCCTGGCTCTACCCCAGACAGCGAGCCCAGCAAAGCGG atGAACCACGGTCTCTGTCGCAGTTAAACGGGCCACTGCTGGCCCCCGGGCCCCTTCCCCCTCTTACCACCCCACCTACCCCGCCCATGGACTCCCCCGTGCCCTCAGTATGCCCCCTCCTGCCCACCCCGACTCCTCCCCTgatccccccttcctcctcctccccaggcTGCAGCACTAGCAGCACTAGCTCAGAGCAGCCTGGATCTGGACCCCCAGTTTCAGGAGCCGTCGGCACCTCGGCCTCAAGCAGCCCGTCCAatccagagacagaggaggacaaggCCAAGAAGCTGTTGTACTGCTCATTGTGCAAGGTGGCTGTCAATTCCTTGTCACAGCTGGAAGCCCACAACAAAG GtaccaaacacaaaactatCCTGGAGGCACGGAGCGGGCTGGGCCCCATCAAGGCGTATCCTCGTCTGGGCCCGAAGCCCAGTGGAGAGCAGGGAGGGGGGCCAGTGGACCCCAACACTCAGGAACGAACCTTCCACTGTGAGATCTGCAACGTGCGGGTCAACTCTGAACTGCAACTCAAACAG CACATATCAAGTCGAAGGCACCGAGACGGCATGGCGGGCAAGCCTAATCCCCTCCTTAGCCGACACAAGAAGCACAGGGGAGCTGATCTGACG TCTTCTTTGACCTTCTCCAAGGATCTCACCAAAGCTTTGGGTGCAGGGCTCTTGCCCAGCCCCTTGGCTGTTGCTGCAGCAATGGCCGCTGCGGCATCCTCGAACCCGCTGGCTCTCCGCGCAGCAGCTCCTGCGCCTCACCCGCACCATCACCTATTGCAAGGCCCACCTCTCAGTCATGCCATCCTGAGACCCGCCCCCGGGCCCATCCGCACTACCCACGGGCCAATCCTCTTCTCTCCGTACTGA
- the znf385a gene encoding zinc finger protein 385A isoform X1 has product MWSTGGINRAGAAVPTFLRTPTMIQPHLDMKPFLQFPMETPPPPHSMSLFHNFNTMDPVQKAVINHTFGVPLIKTKRPVISCNVCQIRFNSESQAEAHYKGNRHARRVKGIETSKSRPQEGDKTQTVPPTSSPSPPGAPGSTPDSEPSKADEPRSLSQLNGPLLAPGPLPPLTTPPTPPMDSPVPSVCPLLPTPTPPLIPPSSSSPGCSTSSTSSEQPGSGPPVSGAVGTSASSSPSNPETEEDKAKKLLYCSLCKVAVNSLSQLEAHNKGTKHKTILEARSGLGPIKAYPRLGPKPSGEQGGGPVDPNTQERTFHCEICNVRVNSELQLKQHISSRRHRDGMAGKPNPLLSRHKKHRGADLTSSLTFSKDLTKALGAGLLPSPLAVAAAMAAAASSNPLALRAAAPAPHPHHHLLQGPPLSHAILRPAPGPIRTTHGPILFSPY; this is encoded by the exons gAGGCATAAACCGGGCCGGGGCAGCGGTGCCGACATTCTTGCGGACCCCAACTATGATCCAGCCACATCTGGACATGAAACCCTTCCTCCAGTTCCCCATGGAGACTCCCCCTCCTCCGCACAGCATGAGCCTCTTCCACAACTTCAATACG atGGACCCGGTGCAGAAGGCTGTGATCAACCACACCTTTGGAGTTCCACTGATTAAAACCAAGCGGCCAGTCATCTCCTGTAATGTCTGCCAGATCCGATTCAACTCAGAG AGCCAGGCAGAAGCCCATTACAAAGGAAATCGCCATGCCAGGAGAGTCAAAGGCATCGAGACCTCTAAGAGTCGTCCTCAGGAAGGGGACAAGACTCAAACTGTACCCCCCACTTCCTCCCCATCTCCACCCGGAGCCCCTGGCTCTACCCCAGACAGCGAGCCCAGCAAAGCGG atGAACCACGGTCTCTGTCGCAGTTAAACGGGCCACTGCTGGCCCCCGGGCCCCTTCCCCCTCTTACCACCCCACCTACCCCGCCCATGGACTCCCCCGTGCCCTCAGTATGCCCCCTCCTGCCCACCCCGACTCCTCCCCTgatccccccttcctcctcctccccaggcTGCAGCACTAGCAGCACTAGCTCAGAGCAGCCTGGATCTGGACCCCCAGTTTCAGGAGCCGTCGGCACCTCGGCCTCAAGCAGCCCGTCCAatccagagacagaggaggacaaggCCAAGAAGCTGTTGTACTGCTCATTGTGCAAGGTGGCTGTCAATTCCTTGTCACAGCTGGAAGCCCACAACAAAG GtaccaaacacaaaactatCCTGGAGGCACGGAGCGGGCTGGGCCCCATCAAGGCGTATCCTCGTCTGGGCCCGAAGCCCAGTGGAGAGCAGGGAGGGGGGCCAGTGGACCCCAACACTCAGGAACGAACCTTCCACTGTGAGATCTGCAACGTGCGGGTCAACTCTGAACTGCAACTCAAACAG CACATATCAAGTCGAAGGCACCGAGACGGCATGGCGGGCAAGCCTAATCCCCTCCTTAGCCGACACAAGAAGCACAGGGGAGCTGATCTGACG TCTTCTTTGACCTTCTCCAAGGATCTCACCAAAGCTTTGGGTGCAGGGCTCTTGCCCAGCCCCTTGGCTGTTGCTGCAGCAATGGCCGCTGCGGCATCCTCGAACCCGCTGGCTCTCCGCGCAGCAGCTCCTGCGCCTCACCCGCACCATCACCTATTGCAAGGCCCACCTCTCAGTCATGCCATCCTGAGACCCGCCCCCGGGCCCATCCGCACTACCCACGGGCCAATCCTCTTCTCTCCGTACTGA
- the znf385a gene encoding zinc finger protein 385A isoform X2, whose product MILGGINRAGAAVPTFLRTPTMIQPHLDMKPFLQFPMETPPPPHSMSLFHNFNTMDPVQKAVINHTFGVPLIKTKRPVISCNVCQIRFNSESQAEAHYKGNRHARRVKGIETSKSRPQEGDKTQTVPPTSSPSPPGAPGSTPDSEPSKADEPRSLSQLNGPLLAPGPLPPLTTPPTPPMDSPVPSVCPLLPTPTPPLIPPSSSSPGCSTSSTSSEQPGSGPPVSGAVGTSASSSPSNPETEEDKAKKLLYCSLCKVAVNSLSQLEAHNKGTKHKTILEARSGLGPIKAYPRLGPKPSGEQGGGPVDPNTQERTFHCEICNVRVNSELQLKQHISSRRHRDGMAGKPNPLLSRHKKHRGADLTSSLTFSKDLTKALGAGLLPSPLAVAAAMAAAASSNPLALRAAAPAPHPHHHLLQGPPLSHAILRPAPGPIRTTHGPILFSPY is encoded by the exons gAGGCATAAACCGGGCCGGGGCAGCGGTGCCGACATTCTTGCGGACCCCAACTATGATCCAGCCACATCTGGACATGAAACCCTTCCTCCAGTTCCCCATGGAGACTCCCCCTCCTCCGCACAGCATGAGCCTCTTCCACAACTTCAATACG atGGACCCGGTGCAGAAGGCTGTGATCAACCACACCTTTGGAGTTCCACTGATTAAAACCAAGCGGCCAGTCATCTCCTGTAATGTCTGCCAGATCCGATTCAACTCAGAG AGCCAGGCAGAAGCCCATTACAAAGGAAATCGCCATGCCAGGAGAGTCAAAGGCATCGAGACCTCTAAGAGTCGTCCTCAGGAAGGGGACAAGACTCAAACTGTACCCCCCACTTCCTCCCCATCTCCACCCGGAGCCCCTGGCTCTACCCCAGACAGCGAGCCCAGCAAAGCGG atGAACCACGGTCTCTGTCGCAGTTAAACGGGCCACTGCTGGCCCCCGGGCCCCTTCCCCCTCTTACCACCCCACCTACCCCGCCCATGGACTCCCCCGTGCCCTCAGTATGCCCCCTCCTGCCCACCCCGACTCCTCCCCTgatccccccttcctcctcctccccaggcTGCAGCACTAGCAGCACTAGCTCAGAGCAGCCTGGATCTGGACCCCCAGTTTCAGGAGCCGTCGGCACCTCGGCCTCAAGCAGCCCGTCCAatccagagacagaggaggacaaggCCAAGAAGCTGTTGTACTGCTCATTGTGCAAGGTGGCTGTCAATTCCTTGTCACAGCTGGAAGCCCACAACAAAG GtaccaaacacaaaactatCCTGGAGGCACGGAGCGGGCTGGGCCCCATCAAGGCGTATCCTCGTCTGGGCCCGAAGCCCAGTGGAGAGCAGGGAGGGGGGCCAGTGGACCCCAACACTCAGGAACGAACCTTCCACTGTGAGATCTGCAACGTGCGGGTCAACTCTGAACTGCAACTCAAACAG CACATATCAAGTCGAAGGCACCGAGACGGCATGGCGGGCAAGCCTAATCCCCTCCTTAGCCGACACAAGAAGCACAGGGGAGCTGATCTGACG TCTTCTTTGACCTTCTCCAAGGATCTCACCAAAGCTTTGGGTGCAGGGCTCTTGCCCAGCCCCTTGGCTGTTGCTGCAGCAATGGCCGCTGCGGCATCCTCGAACCCGCTGGCTCTCCGCGCAGCAGCTCCTGCGCCTCACCCGCACCATCACCTATTGCAAGGCCCACCTCTCAGTCATGCCATCCTGAGACCCGCCCCCGGGCCCATCCGCACTACCCACGGGCCAATCCTCTTCTCTCCGTACTGA